One Vigna unguiculata cultivar IT97K-499-35 chromosome 7, ASM411807v1, whole genome shotgun sequence genomic region harbors:
- the LOC114191798 gene encoding hydroxyisourate hydrolase-like, with translation METPHTCFTNAFILSFLLLNLAFGRVAGADTYSRDDFPVDFIFGSGTSAYQVEGAVNTEGRSSSIWDTFTHAGYMQGENGDVACDGYHKYKEDVRLMVETGLEAYRFSISWSRLLPNGRGPVNPKGLQYYNNLINHLVSNGIQPHVTLHNYDLPQVLEDQYGGWLSRDIIRDFTYYADVCFREFGDRVLYWTTVNEPNVFGIGGYDQGVSPPQRCSPPFCAIKSNKGNSTYEPYLAVHHILLAHSSVVKLYRRKYRNKQHGFVGTTVFLYAVSPQTNTEKDRAATERARDFLVGWVMEPLLYGDYPISMKTNAGVRIPAFTPRESEQLKGSFDFIGVNYYTHVNITDNSDSLKNQLRDYSADRAAMILGMDLFSNKEFPITPWIMLEELNKFKLLYGNPPIFIHENGQRTPSNSSLQDVSRVKYLHGHIGGVLDALRDGINIKGYFVWSFLDLFELLDGYKSSYGLYYVDREDPELKRYPKLSAKWYSRFLKNRSSSIVGSVELEKDPSLVSIGHLFE, from the exons ATGGAAACACCACACACATGCTTCACCAACGCTTTCATCCTCTCTTTCTTACTTCTAAACTTGGCTTTCGGAAGAGTTGCCGGCGCCGATACCTACAGCAGGGACGATTTCCCCGTCGATTTCATTTTCGGTTCAGGCACCTCTGCTTACCAG GTGGAAGGAGCTGTTAACACAGAGGGAAGAAGTAGTAGCATATGGGATACATTTACGCACGCTG GATATATGCAGGGAGAAAATGGAGATGTAGCATGTGATGGGTACCACAAGTATAAA GAAGATGTGAGGCTAATGGTGGAAACAGGACTTGAAGCCTATAGATTCTCCATCTCTTGGTCCAGACTGTTACCAA ATGGTAGAGGACCCGTCAATCCCAAAGGATTACAGTACTACAACAATCTCATCAATCACCTCGTCAGCAATG GAATCCAACCACATGTGACGTTACACAACTATGACCTTCCACAGGTTCTTGAAGATCAATATGGAGGATGGCTTAGTCGCGACATCAT AAGAGATTTCACATACTATGCTGATGTATGTTTTAGAGAGTTTGGCGACAGAGTCTTGTACTGGACGACTGTGAACGAACCCAACGTTTTTGGCATAGGTGGTTATGATCAGGGAGTTAGTCCACCTCAACGATGTTCTCCCCCATTTTGTGCTATAAAGAGTAATAAGGGCAACTCCACATATGAACCCTACTTGGCAGTTCAtcatattttgttagctcactcTTCAGTTGTCAAATTGTACCGGAGAAAATACAGG AACAAACAACATGGATTTGTTGGTACCACTGTCTTCTTGTATGCGGTTTCACCTCAAACAAATACAGAGAAAGACAGGGCAGCAACTGAACGAGCTCGTGACTTTTTAGTTGGTTG GGTTATGGAACCCTTGCTATATGGAGACTATCCAATTTCCATGAAGACAAATGCAGGTGTAAGAATTCCGGCCTTCACACCTCGTGAATCTGAACAACTCAAGGGTTCATTTGACTTTATAGGAGTCAATTACTACACCCACGTCAATATCACAGACAATTCTGACAGCCTAAAGAATCAACTGAGAGATTACTCCGCAGACAGGGCTGCAATGATTT TAGGAATGGATCTGTTTTCAAATAAAGAg TTCCCTATCACACCGTGGATTATGCTGGAAGAATTGAATAAATTCAAGCTCCTTTATGGAAATCCTCCTATATTCATTCATGAAAATG GTCAACGGACACCAAGCAATTCGTCACTACAAGACGTGTCAAGAGTGAAATACTTGCATGGACATATTGGTGGAGTGCTTGATGCCTTGAG GGACGGAATAAACATAAAGGGATATTTTGTCTGGTCTTTTTTGGATTTGTTCGAGTTGTTGGATGGATACAAATCTAGCTATGGCTTATACTATGTTGATAGGGAAGATCCAGAGTTGAAAAGATATCCAAAGCTCTCTGCAAAATGGTACAGCCGATTTTTGAAGAATAGAAGCAGTTCTATAGTTGGAAGTGTTGAACTTGAGAAGGATCCCTCACTCGTTTCAATTGGCCACTTATTTGAGTAA